The Aspergillus nidulans FGSC A4 chromosome VII nucleotide sequence GCCGTTTAGCGGTCACCAGCGCGTTGCTGGTCTCGTGGTGGTTGCAGCCCATTGCGGACGTCAAAACCCGAAATCCATACTCCCTCAGGCGTATAATATCCGTATCCACAGCGACAGGTCCAGTGCCGCCAATCTACCCCAGCTTGCTCGATCGGACCACAATTATGTGTGCAGTTTGGGGTTGGAGCTGGGGCCTTGGAGACGTTGGAGGCCTCGGGGACCCAGGAGGGGAGCGGTCGCCAGACTGCATGAAGGCGTTAATCATCAGCTTGGTAAAGCCGAATTATCGAATAGCCAAAGACGCTCATCGAGCAAGACTTACTGTCATTGTGAAATTGATGCTTggttgaaagagaaaagtAGGTAGGAATAGATGGAGAAGTAAGAACGGTTCTCCGCATTTTCTGGAATATGTCTATTTCCACCCACCCGAGCCGCACTCGATACTATGCGTGTCATGAAACGGGCTAATGGAGCGTCATGCGATAACTGACGTGTATGGGTGCCAGGGCCTGAATGAGGGCGGGGATAATGATTGGAGAACGAAAGGATCCTCGTTGAGAGGGTTGCAAAGAGCGTCAGCCTGCCTGATTGGTTTCTGGAAACGATTCAGGCCTCAATGCATATGAACATCTAAGTCGTACTGGCAGTGCGTCAATCTCTTTGAAAGTGCCCAAGCAGGGCAATATAGCCCCAGGAGTTCGTCTGAGGCTGAACTACAGATGGAGAGCCAAAAAAGTATTTAAGCGGTATTCGGTGAGGTCTTGTATGACAGCCATAGAAGTTTTCCTGCCGGTAGCCTTTCTCAGTATCACCGATTTCAGTAGAATTACTTTTTATTTTGAACAATACTGCGTGGGAGGTGGGACGACAGATCTAACGTGCCCTAGCCTGGAATAACTCCGCACCAAAATGGCGTCCGAAGCTAACCAGAGGTGCTGGAATGAGGCAATCGAGGTAGGCATCTCACGAATTGTGCCCCCAACTGAATAAGAGACAACTGGATAAAGTGACCGATAACTGATTCAAAGCCATGGACGCAAATGGCGTATAGTCCTTCTTAAAAGAGTCGGCCAAGGATCCTGGCAAACGCCGTCTTGTTCGCGATTCTCACGCCTGCACACCGGACAATCTCGTGATGACGGTGCAGCATCAGCTGACAAGTCGGATGACTGTTGGGACGTGGAATGCAAGGCTGCGCCGATTTATCGATGTAATGACTCCCTACTGTGCCGCTGTTGATGCCATTGTTCAACATGAGCCGCATAATACTGCCCTGGTCTGGGGCTCGATAAGAGTTATCATTCAGGTGAGTCGATAGCGCTACGCTATCAGCGCTACGCTATCATTCTGTTTTGTTCTTTGCTCCCTGTCTCGCAGCACTCTCGTTTTGGTTTGTTTGCGGACTTGATGTGAAATTTCTAGGTCATCGTCGCGCAGCAAGAGACTTCCGAAGAGATCAACGACGCCTTCGAATTTATAAAATATCAGATCGATAATTACCACAAATATCTCGATCTGTTCCCAGACGAGCTTTTCGAGGTCACAAAGCTGATTTATACCCGCACTTTTGAGTATATCTTGCGAGTATGTGCGTGGGTGGAGCTtcgtccagctgctcgaTTCCTGAGAGCGgccttcagctccttccGACAGAGACTCACAAAAATTCGTCATTCGATCAGGGAATGGGAACGCATCCAACGGCAGATTTATGAGGTTGCATTAGAGACACGTAAGCACGCGCCTTGTTGGTGCCAAACCAGCCAATTGACATGTGCAGAGAACCGTGAGACAACACGACGTATGTCACCTGACTGATTGCAACCCCGCCATTTTGTGAGTATTTCTGCTTAGATGCCATAGAGAATAGGGAGAGCCAGGCAGGTGAGTCTAATAGAGTGCTAACGCTCCATGTCCGGACCGAAACCTGACCCATATATGTTTCAGTAATGGAGCGAGCCACGAAAAAAGGTACGGGCTCTACGGCCACTAACCGATCTCAGTAAGCGAGCGTGGCTGACAATGAAACGCTTTCTCTTTATTCAAGAGCATGAGCTGCTGAGAATCCACCGCTGGCTCGATGCGCCACCGGCAATAGTGGCGGACGTTCCGGAATGGCATGAAGGGACCTGTAGCTGGATCTTGCAACATGAAACGTTTCGGCAGTGGGAACAGAATCCCGGAGGAGGATGTTTGTGGATCCATGGCAAACCAGGTAAAAAGCACTCTTTTCTTGGTGCGAAACCACGTACGAACTTGAGGCATTACATATAGGGTGCGGAAAGTCAGTCATGGCAAAATACCTAGCCTCAACAGTAAACGATCAGTACGTCTTCATCCACTTTTTCCGCAACCATGGGGACTCGCGATTGGGGCTGGCGTCCAACTTCGCTTTGTCTCTGATCTCCAAGGCCCTGGGAATGGCCGATATTATCGATAACCCGGGGGCTGAAAACGTAATAGCCGGTATCACTCCGCTTATGAACATGCCATCGAGTAAATGCCAACTGCAGCAGCTCTTGTCAATCCTGGATCAGTTGCTAGACCTGCTGCCTACAGTCACTCTGCTCGTTGATGCACTGGATGAATGTTGCGATATCCAGGGTCCAGGCGGGGATCTCATCTCAGACTTTCTCCGTCGCGCCGGTACGCGGACGGACCGTCGGGTAATCTTGTTCTGTCGCAGTCATCATTATGCCTTCACCGGATCGCTGGGAACCGGCTATGATATAATTATGGATGAAAATGCCATCTCGGGGGACATTCGCGCCTTCATAACGACGGAAATCGGGAAGGCCGGGCTCGGGTCTCTACGGGAGATGGTCTTGCAGAAAGCCACAAAGGAGAGTCAAGGAATGTTTCTCTGGGCTAGGCTGATGATCCAACATGTCGCAGCAGGGCGTAACCTCAAAGCATGCAGGAGATTGGTTGACGAGTTTCCTCCAGCGCTGTTCCATGTTTACGAGAGAGCACTCGCGCAGTCGGCAGAAAGCTTCAGCGCAGACGACCACGACCTGCGGTATGAtgtcctcctctttctgcttgGAGCCCAGGAGAATCCCACAGCTGCCGAGATTTCCACGGCTCTGGCGCTCTCCCCCGACACGCATCAGCTCGACAGTGAATTGAAACTGATCGATGCGGAGACACGGATTGCTCGAGTATGTTGGCCACTGATTGAGTTCACTTCCGATCGCCGGATCCAGTTCATCCACGGGACAGTGAATGAATTCTTGCTCTCAGGCCAGTATCGCCCTCGTCGGCCCCAGGTGGACCATGCTCCCTTCCCGCTCTCTTTGGAAGACTCCCACCAAGCACTGGCACGTCGGACCTTGCAGTGTTTGTCCCAAAAGCCGTATCAGACTTGGCAGCATTCCGCGAGACTGCTCCATAAACACCTCTTACCACAAGAGCTCGAGGCCATGATGGAGACGGACAGCACTGTCAACGAGCCAAATGACTTCTATGAGTATTCTTGCCGTCACTGGCAGGATCACCTTACGCAACTGGCCGAACCAGGCCCCATTATCCTCGAGCTGCTGTCCAAATTCCTCAGGGAAAACGCGTTCGTCGCGTGGTCTGAGGCGATGGCCGATTTGCTGAAATTGAGCACCCCAACTGCTCAGGTCTCTGTGCGCGCGACGCTCCAACAATGGCACTCGGCGAAGCTGAAGCCTATTCTGAGACCTAGTGTTCCCTTGGAAGACTACTTTTTAGTGGCTCACCAAGGGCTGAGAGATGAGCTGGAAAAACGGGCGCGCAGCGCTATACTACCTTATCTCCCATTAGTTCGTCTCGGCGATTTTTACAACGTAGGGGGGGAAACTATTGCGGAGTGGGAGTTAGGGTACAAATTCAAGAAGGAGGTGGTTGCTGGATACGAAACCGTTCTAGGCAAACGCAATCGGTTTACTCTTAGTGCAAGGACAAGTATGTATCAGGAATACCTCTGGAAGATGCAAATGGACGAAGCCAGAGAAGGTCTACAGGACGTCGCAAAGCTGCAACTTGAGTCGGTGGGAACAGAGCTTCCGGACTACTATATCACCCTCTACTATCTGGGTGCGGTCGAGTTCCACCTTACCCTGTTCGAGGCCGCCCGTCAAACACTAGAAACATCTGCCAACGGTCTCAAACGACTCTTAGGTGAGGTCAACTCGAAGGCAATCCAGGCAGAGCTTTTCATTGGATATGCGCTAGAGGCACAGGGGCACTTGGGTTCGGCTGCTACTCTTTACAACGACATCTGGCATAAGTGGACAGCCATTGCCGGCAAAACCAATGGAATTGCCCTGATGACACAAACAGCCCAGGGTTCCGCCTACAGAAAGCAGGGGCAGTTTGATGAGGCGAAAGATTTGCTTGAACGTTCCTGGACGGAGAGGAAGCTCTTGTTTACAATTGGGAATAATGTAACTGTGGATTCGGGCATTCAGCTGGCCATCCTATGGCGGGACTTGGGAGACAATGCAAGCGCCATTGATACCATTGGCGAGGTAGTAACGTCGGGCATATTTCCAGGTGACTTTGAACGTGCTTGTCAGCTTGATCATCTTCGTGCTCTGATAGATTTCGACAGCGGCCGCTACTTGGATGGTAAATGCCGCTTGCTGCGTCGCTTGGGCCAAGCAGGTAACGGCGACCAGCATCACAATAACCGAGAGCTTTTGTGGATCCGTATCACCCTCGCTGATGTTATGCGGAGTCATGGAGAAGGTGACGATACTCTGATATTGTTCTCTGACCTAGTCACGCCGTTGTCGTTGCCAGATGAGCTAGACGATGAGCCCGAACCTCCCCAGCAGCTGGAACTTGCAGAGAAGGCCCTCCGATACTTAAAGTCATACAACcaggcagcagcaacgaAACTCCTCCAAAGTCATGGGCTCAAATGGAGGCGACCCAGAGACTTCTGGATTCTTCAAGGGGGACCGATTGCGGATACCGCACGGATGGCGCCCCCTCGGAATGCGCCAGGTTAGATTCGAGGCATCTTGACTACTCAAACAGTCGGAGATCTAGGAAGCGGGATATACGTCAAAGTTTCGAGCTTTTGATTGCAGGATGGATAGCGCAAATTGAAAGTCGGTGTCAGGACTCCGGGAACTAGGGCTGCCTTCGTTCTCTCGGCTAACCAGCGGTCTCAACCACCTGTTAAGACTATGTGTGTCTATCCAAGTACAAGCCAGGCTTGGAGCTGAATAAACGGTAGCAGCTTTTGTTGGTGGTTTGCACTTTTCTGCTGTCACCATGCGTAAGACAACGAACGCGGTCTGTCTCTGCAAGTCAGAGGGCAGCGGCCACACCTTGATCCCAGAGCCTTTTCTGGCTCGCTTATCCACGCGGCTTTGGGCAGCAAGTGGCGACTAATCTACGTAGTCAGCTGCTATAGGTGACAGAAGAGCGTGGACGCGCTGTCTCATAAGCGAGGCAGCCAATCATCACCTCGTGCTCTGTAATCCAACAACTCATCGCCAACCAGAGCCTTATTTCTTGTCTTGAATGTTCCGCATCACATTCCAGGTGACTACCTTCTGCTAAGTACTGTCCATCTCCTCGAAGGGTAACCATTTATGCTATCATAGAGCTCTAAAAAGGTTTATTCTCTCGTACACCCGTCTGTCAATGGTACCGTTAGTATGGCAACGGAAGGAACGCCCTTACTTGGGGCGCCCACCCAACAAGCAACGAAATATGAAATTAAACGAGTCGTGTCCGCGTGCGCACCAATGTAAGCTAAGGAGACAGATTGCTCTCAATGAAGCTGGTTAATTGACTGCCATAGGCTGCTCTTGACGTCGGCTGATAGCGCTTTCATACTCGCGTCTTTTCCAACGTTAGGTAGTCAGCCAAAATCCCAAATAAACGCCGCAAAGAACGAACAATAACATCAATAGGCTCACAGTTCGGGCACCTGGATGACGTTCCCTGGGGGATGATTGCCTACCAAGTCGGCGTTATATTCGGACAGTCAGTCGTGAGTATTGCTTTTTTTATGCTCACATGCTGAATTGACCTAACGGACGCCCATACTGACCTGTTACTAACAGTATAGCCGCCTTTCGGATCAACATGGACGCAAGCAAATTATGCTCCTGGCGCATTTTCTTTATATCATAGGCATTGGTTGTCAGTGGTTGGTCAATCGCTGCTCCTGTCCTTTACTGCTTGCGTTCTGACCCTTTCACCAGCCTGGCGCCAGATTTTTGGTTCATAGTTGCGGCTCGATCAATTGCAGGGCTAGGTACAGCAGGCATGCCCTTGATGCTCAATACTATCTTGAACGGTAAATATCTCCTTTTTTCTCAACGTCTCTACTTCTACTGATGTACTTGCACAGATATATGCAGTGAAAAGACCAGGTCGGCGTGGCACGGCATCAACCCCTTAGGTCAACTTTTGGGTGCCGTTGGCGGAGGGTACATTGTGGACCACTATGGTTGGCAGGTGTAGGGCCACTCCACGCTCCTGTTTTGCGCAATATGCTAATTCCGTAACAGTGCCTTTAAAGTTGAATTCGTTTGGGCAGTACTGTCCTTTGGAGTTGTCTGGTGGTACTTGCCACTTAGAAGGCTCGACGGCTTGTGGGTGCAGTGCAATTCTCGAGCAGCCCTTATACTTGCACTCAGTCTTATATCCTTGGTCTTTTGTCTAGACAATGATCTCGCAGGAGTTGTGGTGCCTCTGATTTCATTCATCGCTTTTTCCCTCGCTTTTTGGTGGCTCGAAAGATGTGCTACTACTCCTCTTCTACCGTGGAAAAGCTTGCGGGATAAGCCTATGGCATATGTCGTCGGCCTGGCACCTATAACAGCTTTTATAGATATGTCAGTACGTACCACACCAACTTGATCGTTCACGCAAATATGCTGATGTATCTGGCTGTTCCGCTACAGATCCTGAGCCTTTTGCCGTACTATGCGCAGGTATCCAACATGCGCGCTATAATGGCCATCGGCGGGCTAGGTATGATATTCACGGCCGGAGAAATTCTAGGCCATTTGCTATGCTCGTCTATCCAGCGCGACCGACACGTCTTTATCAGTTCCCGGGCGCTCTCGTTTTTAAGTGTTGGTGCTCTATTGATCAACCAGGGTATTCCTCTCCATTGTCAACTCTGTATGTCTTCAGTAATAGCTGACCATACGAGACTGGGTGAAACTGGTGGGCTTGGTTTTGGCAGGCTTCAGCTCTGGGCTCGCAAACGGTACCTCTATGACAATGATTATGCGGTACACAGGCCGCAAAGGAGTAAAGCAAGGTAAGACAGGACCGCCAAGAGCATCAACTACATATTAATACCATAAAAAGATCGATGTATCTTGTACGGCGTATATCATCTGGTTATTGCCATCGGAAATCTGCTTGCGCAATCTATGATTATATGGCTACTTCAGCGTCTCATAGAACGCAATATCCGATCAAGCCTACATCGTGAACTTCCGGACGACATCGACAAGGTCGGTTCAATGATCCTATTATAGTTTCATCGGCATATGTTGACTATGAATTCTCAGATTGTCAAGCACTGTCTGGAAAGCTTTGAGTATGCTGGCACACTTCCCGCCTGGCTTAGTCGTCGGGTGCGTGCGTCGTTCCTGGAAGCTATAAAAACATGCTTCGGTAAGTCTCCCTCCGCTGGTATACTAGGTAGTCTAGCCTACAGAATTGACGCTGTATATCTATTAGGATATATGTTAGTTATTTCAGCCGCAGGGGCCATTGTTTCGTTCCGCTACGGTTCCAGGTATCCTAAGACAGCAAGCGAAACACGCTGAGCTTGCGCATTCTCTCTTTTACTACCGGGGGTGACTGACCGTTTGACGTAAGTCTTTGACACTAGCATATGATTCCTATTACTTCTTTGCGACTAACTCAACCCAGTGGGAGGGTTTGTTTCATGTATAATTCCTGCTTACCTTATCTTGGTCTGGCTTCTCTCCGCTATGTTTACCACTTCGGTCAAAGCAACATGTTGTTAGGGAAATGATTATCTATTCGGCAACAGCGCTTGGAATAAAGCATCTTGGTTATCTCTACTCTAAGGACCATGAGCAGGTCACTGCATATCGGACAGATATACCTTACCGCTTCCAGTTGGGGGTCTTCGTGTATCGGCTGGTAAGGGATCATTCTGTCTCGGGTCTAGCTCTAATTGCCGGGTGCTCATTACCTCAAGCCTATTCTAGGTTTGCTCGAACTAAAACAGCCGAACATAATCGAAATGTATATCATTCCAGCGCTATATCCAATGCTTGGCTATGGCACGTTAGTGATAGTGCCCCTGTTCCGCAAGCAACTCAGCATGTCCCCTGGCCCCGACAACTTTCCAGCCCGGAAGACAGAGATGTAGTCCACGCCTTTCACAGTAGAGGTACTATCGAGGTGGATACTAGCATTACGGGGGCGTCTCTGCTCTGGAGAGTTGGGCGGCTCTAACCTAAAATACCTTTGCTTTCCTCTCCCACAGGGTTTCTTCTAAaattcctcttcctctattTTCATATAGCTAATCAACTTTAACTCATCTATTACCTACAGCTCAGTGCGTATATAGACCACAGTCTTCAGATGACTGATGCGGCCCCAGTGATTTGTAGCGGATGGGTGCCATGACTCTCGGCCTCATTATTGCCAGGGTTCGTACTCAGTACTCGGGTCATTAGAGAGATTTAAACCAGCATACTACCTGGGCAAATGCGATGGCTGTCGTTAATAGCAGATCACAGCATCCAGCTTGTTGGAAACTCCGCGATGAACAGAAGATACTATTTGTACTCCAATAACATGACTTGTATCCAGAAACTGTAACTAAACCCTTCGCATTTGCGTGACAACATTGGAAAACCCCCTGGGAAAAACCAATTTCAAGGGAAACATAAATCTTTTACAAGGGATGGTACAGTATCaataaagaagaaaaaatgTGGGGAGACAGGGGAAAACCGCAAAATGAAGAAAATAAGCCGAGCCAAAAGGTTTAACCGGATTCCAATGTTCAGGAGATCGATGTCAGGTCAAGCCCTGAATTAAAGCCATTAAACCCATATCCTCACCTTAGGAGCGCAGAATCCCCAGAGCCGCCTCCAAATTCTCCATCTCCCGCTTCAAGATATCGCGTCGTCGTTCTGATTCTGCATCTTCGCCAGCGACtatctccagctcctcagtaCCCAGACTCATCACTAAATCTGAACTGAAAATCCGGAGCGGACCGTCATCTGTTTCTAGGAGGAAGTATTGTTTCACTTGCTGACAGACTATATCAACGAATCGCTTGCGAGCCACCTCATAGTAGCTTATCAGAGTGTCAAGGGATATCCTCGCACACCTGCTGCCTGTTATCCTTGTCAATAGTAGAACACTGACGGAGCGATTTGACAGGTATATAAGCTTCTTTGTCCGTAGATGAGACTGCTAGCGCTTCAAGAGACTTGCACATGCGCTCATTACGTTTCTCCTGGAGATTTTGCGTTGAAGTAGTGGTTGAAGGTAGATGGTCTGCCTCCGCGCTCGATGGCCAACAAAAACCGGGCGTGATCTATTGCCTGATGATAGGTATTACACAGTCTGTGGACAAGCAATCCTTCCCGCAGTTGATCTCGGacctgctgctctggataAAGTTTGGTGAGAAGCTGGTAGATGTAATCGTGCACCAAGGCAAGGGCCTTGCTCGTATGGGAGAAAACAAGTGGCTCCTTTTCTCTGACTGATCCTTAAATATCGTAGCAAGGATGGCGCTGCTAAACTGGACAACTGGTGAGAACCCCTCTGGAAACCAGTCTAGTTAGAAGTGCACTTACAGTTCCAAGTTCCGGCCCCCGAATAGACTCGAAAACCTCCTCAATCAGGCTCATGATGGGCCCCTTGAGAGGCTTGGGACAAAAATAGTCTTCGGTTCGAATAATATTATTCAGTTCCGGATACTCACTTAGAGGAACTTTGGAAGGAAAACTGTCAGTGCTGGACCCGTATGAAgcctcaccatcatcatcccagGTAGCCCCGAAATGTTGCTTGTGACCTCTCTTCCAAAAAGTATCGGAGAAAACTTCGTTCAGCTTAACCACTTTCGTGATCAGTTTCAAGTTTGGCTCTGCTTGATTAAACATATTGTCTCCCGCATAATATCCGTTCAATGCAGATTGAGTTATGGTTGAAAACGAGCAGCCAATTTTCCCAGACACTGTCTCTGAGCATTGGAATCATCTCTGGCCGGTCCCATGATTTCCAACTCAAGCCTGCGCTTGCGTAGGCGCCCTTCAATCTCCAATTTGACAGGACTAAGCTCTTTGCGGGAGATAAGCGTCAGCAGCTCTCGTAGTCTAGTTTGTAGAGCGGTAATGCCGCAACGATCAGGGATGCTAGACCAAGGACGAGCAGCAAAGAATGCTCTTTCGTCAGCAAGACGGGCAGGCAGTGTTGAATTGTGGTCGTCTGCACTGCGGTTCTTGACAACATGATATCCTAGCTTGAGAACATTACGTCTTCCCAAAAGCAAATCCATTGCTACATCCTGGGTGGCTTTCTCGGTGGCAAAGTCTGGTTTTGTCAAGACTCCCATTGTTCTGATCCCGCTCGGatcggcttcttctgcaaGTTTCAGAATCTCCTGGGTTGTAATGTCGACGTTGCAAGGCATAACCGCGAGAATACTGTCAGCTGGTTAGTAGACTAGATCCATTTGCTTTCCTCTTTCCGACTGCGATTTAGCACAGAGGC carries:
- a CDS encoding uncharacterized protein (transcript_id=CADANIAT00008284), encoding MASEANQRCWNEAIESFLKESAKDPGKRRLVRDSHACTPDNLVMTVQHQLTSRMTVGTWNARLRRFIDVMTPYCAAVDAIVQHEPHNTALVWGSIRVIIQVIVAQQETSEEINDAFEFIKYQIDNYHKYLDLFPDELFEVTKLIYTRTFEYILRVCAWVELRPAARFLRAAFSSFRQRLTKIRHSIREWERIQRQIYEVALETQNRESQAVMERATKKVNDQYVFIHFFRNHGDSRLGLASNFALSLISKALGMADIIDNPGAENVIAGITPLMNMPSSKCQLQQLLSILDQLLDLLPTVTLLVDALDECCDIQGPGGDLISDFLRRAGTRTDRRVILFCRSHHYAFTGSLGTGYDIIMDENAISGDIRAFITTEIGKAGLGSLREMVLQKATKESQGMFLWARLMIQHVAAGRNLKACRRLVDEFPPALFHVYERALAQSAESFSADDHDLRYDVLLFLLGAQENPTAAEISTALALSPDTHQLDSELKLIDAETRIARVCWPLIEFTSDRRIQFIHGTVNEFLLSGQYRPRRPQVDHAPFPLSLEDSHQALARRTLQCLSQKPYQTWQHSARLLHKHLLPQELEAMMETDSTVNEPNDFYEYSCRHWQDHLTQLAEPGPIILELLSKFLRENAFVAWSEAMADLLKLSTPTAQVSVRATLQQWHSAKLKPILRPSVPLEDYFLVAHQGLRDELEKRARSAILPYLPLVRLGDFYNVGGETIAEWELGYKFKKEVVAGYETVLGKRNRFTLSARTSMYQEYLWKMQMDEAREGLQDVAKLQLESVGTELPDYYITLYYLGAVEFHLTLFEAARQTLETSANGLKRLLGEVNSKAIQAELFIGYALEAQGHLGSAATLYNDIWHKWTAIAGKTNGIALMTQTAQGSAYRKQGQFDEAKDLLERSWTERKLLFTIGNNVTVDSGIQLAILWRDLGDNASAIDTIGEVVTSGIFPGDFERACQLDHLRALIDFDSGRYLDGKCRLLRRLGQAGNGDQHHNNRELLWIRITLADVMRSHGEGDDTLILFSDLVTPLSLPDELDDEPEPPQQLELAEKALRYLKSYNQAAATKLLQSHGLKWRRPRDFWILQGGPIADTARMAPPRNAPVGDLGSGIYVKVSSF
- a CDS encoding uncharacterized protein (transcript_id=CADANIAT00008285), producing MVGRCRATPRSCFAQYANSVTVPLKLNSFGQYCPLELSGGTCHLEGSTAYNDLAGVVVPLISFIAFSLAFWWLERCATTPLLPWKSLRDKPMAYVVGLAPITAFIDMSILSLLPYYAQVSNMRAIMAIGGLGMIFTAGEILGHLLCSSIQRDRHVFISSRALSFLSLTIRDWVKLVGLVLAGFSSGLANGTSMTMIMRYTGRKGVKQDRCILYGVYHLVIAIGNLLAQSMIIWLLQRLIERNIRSSLHRELPDDIDKIVKHCLESFEYAGTLPAWLSRRVRASFLEAIKTCFGYMLVISAAGAIVSFRYGSRYPKTASETR
- a CDS encoding uncharacterized protein (transcript_id=CADANIAT00008286), producing the protein MKKASDERRAFLLLYKVDCILAVMPCNVDITTQEILKLAEEADPSGIRTMGVLTKPDFATEKATQDVAMDLLLGRRNVLKLGYHVVKNRSADDHNSTLPARLADERAFFAARPWSSIPDRCGITALQTRLRELLTLISRKELSPVKLEIEGRLRKRRLELEIMGPARDDSNAQRQCLGKLAAQPNLKLITKVVKLNEVFSDTFWKRGHKQHFGATWDDDGEASYGSSTDSFPSKVPLNYFCPKPLKGPIMSLIEEVFESIRGPELGTITPGFCWPSSAEADHLPSTTTSTQNLQEKRNERMCKSLEALAVSSTDKEAYIPVKSLRSRCARISLDTLISYYEVARKRFVDIVCQQVKQYFLLETDDGPLRIFSSDLVMSLGTEELEIVAGEDAESERRRDILKREMENLEAALGILRS